A single window of Anopheles moucheti chromosome 2, idAnoMoucSN_F20_07, whole genome shotgun sequence DNA harbors:
- the LOC128298884 gene encoding uncharacterized protein LOC128298884: protein MLKERDDQDQEICKAPSPSSTEDRKLQDSDADPVGSQRVYKKTSSNQLLTLYLGSRELVARKGVIEPLKGVLYIDSKIINEAKIYGQLTLTFRYGREDEEVMGLKFCNEAVIALQQFWPRPVSAEADSLTPLQEALLERLGKNAVPFALEIGTLAPPSVQLLPAKRYTGAPIGTSYDVRVYTAETSGDERVQRRSTVRLGIRLIHKICLDSTKAPAALETATVNNSFSESGTAGPKSPPALAPQASIGTGGSGTDSNANTTTIPRALRLRLSPKSLKLSSLHRHSSSVDSTNGGIKSYGDHAIIELTETNKGPQVSVDKPFLWADGRVNLKASLNKAAYVHGENVTVTLDIKNDSRKIVRKIRLVAVQHVDVCMFSNGKFKNIVAEVDVSKHIGPGDTLHASYSLLPVRGTTKNWIAVEGALFSSNSADPSSSAYNSKLATSAPRGMLSASATSTEEKNVFAIYVSYYVKVKLILSSMGGEVSLKLPFVLGNVELSNPDTSKPPDTLSGLKKLRELRRKSSAIATNGGVGGSLDFTPCRSPLSKELSLQDVDEPAEDETTALGNRVRNLNQHNQTMAGQRNTSPTAGVAAVGGGEEQATINSRRELFRNSKFNDNLSSTIDVITEDFQTITANISNLIAKSDSSKSNLNEAGVSCNQEISVEAQIHCPQSVGDTATEDGPAAISPQRSPQRSPQRVTH from the exons ATGTTGAAGGAACGGGACGACCAAGATCAGGAGATATGCAAAGCACCGTCACCATCGTCGACGGAAGACAG AAAACTGCAGGATTCGGATGCGGATCCCGTTGGTTCCCAGCG CGTGTACAAGAAAACTTCCTCCAACCAACTGCTAACGCTGTACCTCGGCAGCCGGGAGCTGGTGGCACGAAAGGGCGTGATCGAACCACTCAAGGGCGTGCTTTACATCGATTCGAAAATCATCAACGAGGCTAAAATTTACGGACAGCTAACACTGACGTTCCG GTACGGGCGCGAGGATGAGGAAGTTATGGGACTAAAGTTCTGCAATGAAGCCGTTATTGCCCTGCAGCAATTTTGGCCAAGACCTGTCAGTGCCGAGGCGGATTCGTTGACACCCCTCCAG gaAGCGCTGCTTGAGCGGCTGGGCAAAAATGCGGTGCCCTTCGCGCTGGAAATTGGAACGCTGGCCCCACCAAGCGTGCAGCTTTTACCGGCCAAACGGTACACCGGAGCACCCATCGGTACCAGCTATGACGTTCGCGTCTACACAG CCGAAACATCCGGTGACGAACGTGTCCAGCGGAGATCAACTGTGAGATTAGGTATAAGATTAATCCATAAGATCTGCCTTGATAGTACCAAAGCACCGGCCGCACTCGAAACGGCCACCGTCAACAACTCGTTCAGCGAATCGGGTACGGCCGGGCCGAAAAGCCCACCGGCCCTGGCACCGCAAGCATCGATCGGAACGGGCGGCTCAGGCACGGACAGTAACGCTAACACTACCACCATTCCACGGGCGCTTCGGTTGCGGCTGTCTCCGAAGTCGCTCAAGCTGTCCTCACTGCATCggcacagcagcagcgtggacaGCACGAACGGTGGCATCAAGTCGTACGGCGATCATGCCATCATCGAGCTGACGGAGACGAACAAG GGCCCGCAAGTGTCCGTTGATAAGCCGTTCCTGTGGGCGGATGGACGCGTCAACCTGAAAGCTTCACTCAACAAAGCGGCCTACGTGCACGGCGAGAACGTTACCGTCACGCTCGACATCAAGAACGACAGCCGAAAAATTGTGCGGAAAATTCGG CTGGTCGCCGTACAGCACGTGGACGTGTGCATGTTCAGCAATGGCAAGTTCAAAAACATCGTCGCCGAGGTGGACGTCAGCAAACACATCGGTCCGGGCGATACGCTCCACGCGTCCTACTCGCTGCTTCCGGTTCGAG GCACCACCAAAAACTGGATCGCTGTGGAAGGTGCCTTATTTAGCAGCAACAGTGCCGACCCGAGCTCGTCGGCCTACAACTCCAAGCTGGCAACGAGCGCCCCACGCGGTATGCTTTCCGCATCCGCCACCTCGACCGAGGAGAAGAACGTGTTTGCCATCTACGTGTCGTACTACGTCAAGGTGAAGCTAATACTCAGCAGCATGGGCGGCGAGGTATCGCTCAAGCTCCCGTTTGTGCTCGGCAATGTGGAGCTCAGCAATCCGGACACCTCGAAACCACCGGACACGTTGAGCGGTCTCAAGAAGCTGCGCGAACTGCGCCGAAAGTCGTCCGCCATTGCCACGAATGGAGGTGTTGGGGGAAGCTTAGACTTTACGCCCTGCCGGTCTCCGCTGTCCAAGGAGCTAAGTTTGCAGGATGTCGACGAACCAGCGGAAGATGAGACGACGGCCCTCGGCAATCGGGTGCGAAACCTCAATCAGCACAATCAAACCATGGCCGGTCAGCGAAACACTTCGCCGACGGCCGGTGTGGCAGCCGTCGGTGGTGGTGAGGAACAAGCAACCATCAACAGCCGCCGGGAGTTGTTCAGGAACTCCAAGTTCAATGACAACCTGAGCAGTACAATCGACGTCATCACCGAGGACTTCCAAACGATAACGGCCAACATCTCTAACCTGATCGCCAAGTCCGACTCGAGCAAGTCGAACTTGAACGAGGCGGGTGTATCGTGCAATCAGGAGATTAGTGTCGAAGCCCAAATACACTGTCCCCAGTCGGTCGGTGATACGGCAACGGAGGACGGACCTGCGGCCATTTCTCCGCAACGATCTCCCCAGCGTTCTCCCCAACGGGTGACGCATTGA